ATCAGGTTCGTAAAGAACGTCACAAAGGGCAGCCAGTGGCAGGTACCAAGGCTATCAGCGACGAACAGCGAGAGCTTCAACAGCTACGAGCCAAGATCAAGCGCCTGGAGACTGAGGCTGAAATCTTAAAAAAGGCTACGGCTCTCTTGATGTCGGATCCCGATCGTTTTTCCTGATCGAGGAACTGAGGGAGTCGAGTTCATATCCGACCAGCCTGCTTTGCAGTGCGCTAGGCGTTTCTCGCAGCGCGTTTTATGACTGGATTAAGCGTCGCTCAGCACCGAATGCCGAGCGTGACGCGCTTAGAGCAAAAGTCGTGCAATTGCATGTCGAAAGCCGGGAAAGTGCAGGCGCACGGATGATCTCTCAGCGCCTGAAGGCCCAACAGATCAAGGCGGGAAGGTATTTAGTTGCAAAGCTCATGGCGGAGGCAAATCTGGCCAGCAAACAGCGTCGCCGCCATCAGTATCGCTCTAGAGGCGTCGAAGCATTTGTGGCCAAGAACCTGCTCGAGCGTAACTTCGAGCCAACCGCAATTAATCAGGTCTGGTGCGGCGACGTTACCAGCCTGATGGTTGGGAAACGCTGGTATCACTTGGCAGCGGTGATTGATCTGTTCGCCCGCCGAATCGTTGGCTGGGCGTTTTCTCTGATCAATGACGCCAACCTGGTTAGCAGGGCGCTGAGAATGGCGGTGGAGGTTCGAGGCAAACATGCAGGCTTGATGTTTCATTCAGATCAAGGCTGCCAATACACCAGCCAGCTCTTTCAGTCCGAGCTGCTGGAGCATGGAATAACGCAAAGCATGAGCCGCAGGGGGCAGTGCTGGGACAACGCGCCAACAGAGCGTTTCTTCGGGACGCTCAAATCAGAGTGGGTGCCCACCAAAGGCTATACGACAGTTGAAGAAGCCAAGCAGGATATGACCCGCTTTTTCATGCGATACAACCGAATCAGGCTCCACAGCTACAACAATTACCTGTCGCCAATAGCCATGGAGCAGGAGGCGGCTTGATCACCGTAACCGGTGTCCGGAAAAACTTGACCAGAACAAGCCCCCTCCCACATTTGACTGTATTTACACATCTGAAGGTGTGAACACCTCCAGTGTGGGAGGGGGCTTGCCCCCGATGGCGGTGGGTCAATGACAGATGCATGGCTGACACACCCTCATCGGGGGCAAGCCCTCCCACATTAGAACTGATACTGCGCTCCGGCCCCCGCATACCACGACCGCCCCGGCGCCGCTTCGTAGTAGCGACCATTGCCGTCCCCCACGATCACCGAACCGACGTACTGGCGGTCCAGCAGGTTGTCCAGGCGCAAGGTCTGGTGGAAGGTCCAGTGCTCTACCTTCTGCTCGAACCGCGCACGCCAGTTGAATACGCTGTAGCCCGGCGCAGCCTGTTGGCGGTTGGTGTCTTCGACGTAGACTTTGCTGCGGTACATACCTTCGATGGCGGTACTGACCCAGTCGCGCGGTTTCCAGTTCAGCTCGGTAAACAGCGTGGTTTGCGGGACGCCGGGCAGGTAGTTGCCCTTGTCGATGGTGTTCGCGCCACTGGCAAAATCGCTGTCGTAGGTGGCTTGCAGGCGGGTGTAGGCGAGGCTGGTACTCCAGTGCTCGCTGAGCTGGCTTTCCAGGCCCAGTTCGAAGCCGCGACGCAAGGTGCGGCCGGCGTTCTGGTAGCTGGTGCGGCCGCCGATGGATTGCTGCACCACCAGTTCGTCATCGGTGGTGATCTGGAACACGGCGGCGTTGACGCGGGTATTGTCCAACTGAGCCTTCAAGCCGATTTCGTATTGGGTGCTTTCAGACGGCTTCAAGCCGAAGTTGAAGCCCTCGACGTTACCCGGTGCATAGGCCAGCTCGGCCTGGGTGGGCGTTTCGAAGCCTTTGCCTGCACTGATGTAACCGTGCAGGTCGGGCGTGAACGCATACATCACGCTCATTGACGGGGTGTTTTTCTGGTAGGTCTTGTTGCCGCTGGCGTCGCCATTGCTCAGGAATTGATCGTCGACGTCCATCTGCATGGTGCTGTGTCGGATGCCGGCTTGCAGGGTCCAGCGATCCAATGCCCAGTTGGCCTGAATGTACGGGTCAAGGCTGCGAGCGGTGTCGATTTCGTCGCGGCGTAACTCGCCCTTTACCCCCAGGGTGTTGCCGCTGTAGTTCTGATAGCCGTGGCGGCTGTCTTCGCTTTGGTCGAAATCCAGGCCGGTGATGATCATCAACTCGCCCGGTGCGCTGTCGATCGGCTGCATCCAGCGCACGCTGCCGCCGTAGAACTTGCGGTCGAATTGCACCACGCCACCGCCACGTTCATTCGCGGGGGTGCCTTTGGGGATCGACAAGTACTGAATCACGCTGCGGCGCCCGGTGTAGGCGTTGACCTGCAAGGTCGCCCCGCCAAAATAGCGTTCGTAATTCATGCCCAGTTGCTGATGATCGATGCTTTTACGCGTGTTGTAGGTCAGCGCGTTGGTGCTCACCGAACGTGGGTCAGCCTTGTACGCCGCCCAGGTCTGGCCGAGCGGATCCTGCGTGCCATTCTGCTCCAGGCTGCTGTAGATCAGCGCCAGTTTGCTGTCGTCATCCGGTTCGAGGTTGAGTTTGGCGAAGGTCTGGTCGCGGCGTGCGCTGCTGTGGTCGCGGTAGCCGTCGGTGTCCATGCGCGAGGCGTCGAGCACGAAGCCGGCACCGTTGGCCGCGCCTTCGGCGCTGAGGTGGTTTTTGTTCAGGCCGTCGCTGCCGACCAGGGTTTCGGCACCGATGCGTGGCGCGCCTTCGCCGTCGCGGGAGAACATCTGGATCACCCCGCCGGCGTTGCTGCCGTAGAGCGTCGCCGCCGGGCCGCGCAGTACTTCGATGCGTTCGGCGGTGTCCAGGTTGAACGTCGCCGCCTGGCCCTGACCGTCCGGGGTGCTGGCGGGAATGCCGTCGGCAATCAGCTTGATGCCACGCACGCCGAAGGCTGAGCGGGCGCCGAAGCCACGGGAGGAAATCTGCAGGTCCTGCGCGTAGTTCTGACGGTTCTGCACCACCAGGCCGGGCACGCGGGACAGGGCTTCGGAGGCATTGATGCCGAGCTGGCCGTCGCTGATCTGTTCACGGCTGATGCCGTCCACCGAGTAGGGCAGGTCAAAGCTGGGGCTGGCGCTGCGCGAGCCGGTGACCACGCTGGGGTCGAGGATCAGCGGTTTGTCGTCGGCCAGGGCGGTATGGGCCAAGCCCAGGAGCAGGGCGAGGCAAGCGGGGGTAGAGGCGTTCATGAAAAGGTCAGGTCCGTGGCGCCACGCAAGTCAGTTGCGCGGGTGCAAATACGCGCAAGTTTAACGATTCACCCGCGCAATTGCCGAGTTCCTTGCCGTTGGGCTGAATGGGAGGTTTCCTACGCTAGGCAGCGGCTGTGGAAACCTGAGTCGGCGTGCGCTGTGGTGCTAGCTTTCGATCCTCTCAATCAGAAAGAAGAAGCAAATATGCGGACCCTTATCGTGCGGTTATCGGTGTTGCTGGGAATAGCTTTGTTGATGGGCGGCTGCGGTACCACGACCACCGTGCTGCGGGGTGATGAAGTCACGGTTCGAGAACTCAGGGGCAAGAAAACCTATTGCCAGTCTGTTTCACGGATCTACAGCGGCGTGGCGTATGACTTGTGTGTGCTGCATGGGCCGCCCAATTCCGCAGGCGGTCTTTCGCTGAACGGCATCCCGTGGGCCATTCTCGACATACCCGTCTCCGGTGTCCTGGATACGCTCGTCCTGCCCTACACCCTCTACCGGCAAAGCGCCGACGGTAGTCTTGAGCTTCGCTAGCCCTTGTCGCTAACAGCTTCCCACTGCTTTTAAGCTATAATCCCGCCCTTTAGCTGTTTCCCGCCCGGGCGGGAAGCACACTTTTTTCAGGCGCGACCCGCCTGCATGCAGACTAAAAGAGGCTAGACCCCAGTGGCATTGACGATTCTTGGCCTGTCCGGCGCCCTTAGCCATGATCCTTCCGCGGCCCTGTACATCGACGGCAAGCTGATTGCGGCCGCCGAAGAAGAGCGCTTCGTACGCGACAAACATGCAAAGAACCGCATGCCTTACGAGTCGGCGAAGTTCTGCCTGGAGCAAGCCGGCATCAAGCCGTCCGACGTTGACGTGGTGGCGATTCCGTTCGCTCCGATCAGCCTGTTCGGCGAAGCGCGCTGGCACTATGCAAAGCGTTACTGGTACGCCCCGGACCGCGCCCTCGACGCGATCCTGATGGGCAACCGCCGCTACAAGCGCTATCGCAACAAGATCGTCTGGTGCCTGGAGCAACTGGGCTTCGATCCGAAGAAAATCAAGATCGAACCGGTTGAACACCACCTGGCCCACGCCTCCAGTGCCTACCACTGCTCAGGCTTCCAGGAAAAAACCGCGATCCTGGGCATCGACGGCAAAGGTGAGTACGCCACCACGTTCTTCGGTTACGGCGAAAACGGCAAGATCCACAAGATCAAGGAATTCTACGATCCGGACTCCCTGGGCGGCCTGTACGGCGCGATCACCGAGTTCCTCGGTTTCGAGATGCTCGACGGTGAGTTCAAGGTCATGGGCATGGCGCCTTATGGCGATGCCAGCAAGTACGATTTTTCGCGCCTGGCCTCCTTTGAAAACGGCGAGTTGGTGATCAACACCGATTACGCCAACGTCATCGGCCTGCGTCGCTACAAGGAAAAGGGCAAGGGTTTCTACTTCTCGCCAAAACTGATCGAGTGGCTGGGCCCCAAGCGCGAAGGCGACATTGCCGACGAGCCGTACATCCACTACGCGGCCAGCATGCAGGCCCTGTTCGAGAAACTGGCCTTGCAGATGATCGACCATTACCTGGGCGACATCCTCAAGGACACCGGCAAGCTGGCCTTCGCCGGCGGCTGTGCGCTGAACGTCAAGCTGAACCAGAAGATCATTGCTCGCGATGACGTGAAAGAGCTGTTCGTGCAGCCTGCGTCCGGCGATGCCGGCACTGCCGTGGGTGCGGCCGCCTATGTTTCCCACGCCCGTGGTGTGCCGGTGGAGAAGATGGAGCACGTCTATCTCGGCCCGTCCTACAGCAACGAAGACGTCATCGCAGCGTGCGCCAAACACGAGAGCAAGCCGAACTGGCGCAAGATCGAAAACATGCCCAAGCGCATCGCCAGGATCATGGTCGACGGCAACCCCGTGGCCTGGTTCCAGGGCCGCATGGAGTTTGGCCCGCGTGCCCTGGGCGGCCGTTCGATCATCGGTTGCCCCAGCGCCACCGGCGTGGCCGACCGTATCAACCACCAGATCAAGTTCCGCGAGCGCTGGAGGCCTTTCTGCCCGTCGATGCTCGACACTGTGGCCCCGCAGATGATCAAGGTCGATCACCCGGCGCCGTTCATGACCTTCACCTTTGAAGTGTCGGAGGAGTGGAAGACCCGCGTGCCGGAGGTGGTGCATGAAGACGGTACCTCCCGTGCCCAGGTGCTCAAGCGCGAATACAACCCGCGCTACTACGACATGATGAAAGAGCTGGAAGTCCTGACCGGTAATGGCGTGTCCCTGAACACTTCGCTCAACCGTCGTGGCGAGGCGATGATCTGTTCGCCGACCGACGCGCTGAACATGTTCTTCGGCTCCGACCTGCAGTACCTGATCATGGAAGACATCCTGGTGGTCAAGGATGGCGTGGACCCCTATGACGCCGTGGTTTAAATGCTGAACCGCTTGCGGGGCTGGCGTGAACGCGGCTGGACGCCTGTCGAGGCCGAGGTTTACGCCCAGGCCTGGCAGCGTTATGGCGGCAGTGTGGCGACCCATCCGCAGGTCATCGAGCGGTTGGCCGGCCTGGCGCAGCTTCCGGTGCGCTACCTGGGGTGGGAACAGGATGGCGAACTCAAGGGGGCGATTGCCACCTGGGGGCGCGACCTGGCCCTGTCCAAGGACGTGCTCAAGCGCACCGGCAAGAAGGGCCTGTTTGACCTGGGCAATGCCGAGATCATCCTGCCGATCGCCGCCGATGCGCAGGTGCCGCTGCGCCACCGTGGGCGTTACCTGTCGGCGCTGAACGAAGGGCGCGTCAGCACCCTCAAGCCCCAGGCCGAGCAACTGGCCATGGCGCGCACCCCTGAAGAACTGTCGAAGAAGTTTCGCTACAACCAGCGGCGTGAATTGCGTTTGCTGGAAGAAGCGGGGGGCGTGGTGCGGGCGGTCAGCGAATTTTCCAGCGTGGAACTGGCGGCGATCTATTGCGACCTGTTCCAGCGCCGCTGGGGATTTCCGGCCGCTGGGGCGGCGCGCCTGGCCGAGGTGCTGGAGCTGCTCAAGGAGTTCCTGTTCGGCTCGGTGCTGTTTCTCAATGACGCCCCGATTGCCGTGCAGTTGGTGTACCAGGTGCAGTCCCGCGACTGGTTCAGCGCCGAGTATGTCAACGGCGGTGTCGACCCTGAAACCCGCGCGTTCAGCCCCGGCAGCGTGTTGAGTTTTCTCAATACCCAGAGTGCCTGGGAGCAGGCGCGCGCGGCCGACAAGTCGCTGCGCTTTTCCTTCGGCCGTGCCGACCGCGAATACAAGGAGCGCTGGTGCAACCCGGTGCCGGTGTTCAGCGTATGAGCCGCAAACAGCAGTTGCTCAAGCGCCATCGGCGCAACAAGCGCATCGCCTTGCTGATTGGTCTGCTGGTGCTGGTCGCCAGCGGCGTGCTGGTGGCCTGGTGGCTGGCGTTGGTCCTGGCGGTGCTGCTGTGGGCGGCCCATGAGGCCTGGTTTGCCGATCACCTGTTCTACTCGGCCAAAGACAGCTACGCCTATGCGTTTCCCGAAGGCAGCGAACGGCCTGGCTTGCGCTTGGAGGCCGGACGGCTGCTGCTGGATGCGCCGCTGGCGGCCGATGAAACGCTGATCGTCGGCGTCGAGTTGAAAAGCACCTGGCTGGGGCGCTTCCTCGACCCGGCGCTGGAGGTGCTGGGCCTGGACGCACCAGACCGACAGGCCTTCGAGCGGGGTGTCGCCGGGCGGCGCTACCTCAACCTGACCGGCGCCGCTGAAGCCTTGGCTGCGGGCCAAATCAGGTTGCGTGGGCGGTTCTGCCGGATCAAGGGGCAGCCGACGCTGTGGCGTTGGCGCCATCCGGACTATCGCCAGCAGCGCGTCATGGTGATCGCCCCTCACGCCGACGATGCCGAGCTGGCCGCGTTCAGCCTTTACAGCCAGGCGACGCAAAGCTGGATTGTGACCCTGACCGCTGGCGAAATCGAAGCCGAGCATTATCAACGCATGGGCTTGCCCAAGGCTGAGGCGGCGCAGCTCAAAGGCCGCCTGCGTGCCTGGGACAGCGTTGCCGTGCCGCGTTGGGCCGGTGTGCCCGAATCCCAGTGTGTGCAGTTGGGTTATTTCTGCATGCAGTTGCAGGCCATGCAGGCCGCGCCGGATCAGCCTCAGGCCTCGCGTGAAGCGGACTTGGCCGATACGCGACTGTTCCGTCAATTCAACGGCTTCGCGTTGCCGGGGGATGTGGACGGCGCGCCGACCTGGCACAACCTGATTGCCGACCTGCGCGCCTTGCTGCTCAAGGCGCAGCCGCAGGTGATCGTGTTGCCCACGCCGCTGCTCGACCCCCACGCCGACCACATCTGCGCCCATGCAGCGGTGCTTGAAGCGCTGCAGGGCCTGGCGTGGCAGCCCGACACATTGCTCGGCTATGCCAATCACCTGCATGATAACGACCGCTGGCCGATGGGCGATTCCGGGGCCGGGGTGGCGCTGCCGCCGCGTTTCGATTCGGCCGTAGCGCTGGTTCCGTGCAGTTTTAGCCTCACCCTGCGCCAGCAACAGGACAAGGCCATGGCTCTGGGCATGATGCACGACCTGCAGCCGCGAGCGCCGTTCAAGCGTCGCGTGCGCAGGTGGTTGCAACAGGTGCTGGCGGGCCGTCGCCCATCGCCTTATGGCGAGAACGAATTCTTTCGCAAGGCCGTGCGTCGTCACGAGCTGTTGTGGGTCCTTAAGCAGGACTGAGACCCTATCGAAGGCGGGCCGGCATGGGCCTGTCGCTCCTTTTTTGCCGGGCCGCGCGCCCGTAGCCAGATCGCTGCATGGAGAGTTATGAAGCCGCGTTTCAAGGTTTTGCAGTTACAGCCGGACTACAACGTCAAGACCCATGACTTCGCCGACCTGGGTGAGCAGATCGTCAAATCCCTGCCGGTTGAGCGTTTCGAGGTGACTTCCGGTTTTCTCAGTGGGCGTCCGCAGCCTGGCCAGCCGTTGAGCGTGGCCGAGCACTCGCACTATTTCGAGTTGCCGGAAAAGTCCCTCAAGGGCATCCGCTTTGGCGCCATGTGGCAGATCTACAAGTATTGCCGCGAGCAGAAATTCGACGTGGTCATCTGTAACCGCTTCAAGTCGGTGAACATGATGCTGTCGCTCAATCGCTGGCTGAAGATTCCGCTGTGCATCGGCATCTCCCATGGTTTCGGCGAGTACGCCCGTGGGTACCGCCGGCGCCAGACAAGGCGCTGGGTCAGCCCGGCCTGGCGTTTTGTCGGCGTGTCGGAGGCGGTGAAGGACTACCTGGTAGACCTCAACTGCGGCTTCACCCGTGAGAACACCACCTACGTGACCAACGCGATTGATATTCCTCAAGCCGAGGCGTTGCAGCTGTCCCGCGAGGACGCCCGCAAAGCCCTGGGCCTGCCGATGGACGCACGGATGATCGGTGCCCTGGGCCGTCTGGTGCCGATCAAGGGCCACACCCATTTGCTGCAGGCCTTCGCCACCCTCAAGGACAAATACCCCGAGGCACAAGTGGGCATCATTGGTTCCGGGCGTGCCGAAGCCGACCTGCGTGCCGACATCGAGCGCCTGGGCCTGACCGGCCGTGCGCATCTGCTGGGCTTTCGCGAAGACGGCATGAAGTATGTGCGCGGCTTTGACATCTGGACCATGCCTTCGCTGTTCGAAGGCCTGGGCCTTGCGCTGCTGGAAGGCATGAGCGGCCACTTGCCGGTGATCGCGTCCAACGGCCCGGCGATGCTGCCGTTGGTGCAGGGCGCTGGCGGCTTGTCCCACGACCCAGGCAATGTCGAGCAGTTGGCCGAGGCGCTGGATACCTATCTGGCGCTGAGCGATGAGCAATTGCGCGCCAAGGGTGAAGAGGTGTTCCGCTATCTGGAAGCCAACCACACGCTTGATGAGTTCAAGCACAAGTACCTGACCCTGATTGAAAACGGTTTGCGTGAAGTAGGTAGAGCATGAATCAGCAACAACCCCTGGTCTCGGTGATCATCGCTTCCTATAACCACGCCCGGTACATCGAGCAGAGCATCCTGAGTGTGTTGGGGCAGACCTACCCCAACATCGAGCTGCTGGTGGTGGACGATGGGTCCAAGGATGACAGCGTCGAGCGCATCCGGCGTTTGCAGGCCGAGCACGGTTTTGATTTCCAGGTGCAGCAGAACCAGGGCCTCAGCGCCACCCTCAATGGTGCGATCGCTCGCGCCAAGGGCAGCCTGATCGCGCCGTTCGGCTCGGATGACATCATGCTGCCGGACCGTATCGCCACTCAGGTGGCGTACATGGACGGCAAGCCGAAGGTGGGGATGTGCGCCGGCAACATCGAGCTGATCGATGGCGATGGCAACCTTCATCCGGAGAAGAAGCAACGCCGTGATGTGCCGTTTCGCAGCCTCGATTTCGACGACATGTTCATGGACCGAAAGCCGTTCCCACCGGCGCCCACCATGCTGATTCGCCGTGAAGTGCTGGAGGAAGTCGGCGGTTTCGACCCGCAGATTCCCCTGGAAGACCTGCTGATCCAGCTGAAGATCACAGCGGCAGGCTACACCATCGACGCCCTTGACGTGGTGATGGCGCAGTATCGGCAGCACGGCAGCAACACCTACAAGAACCACCGCTACATGATCCAGAACATTCTCAAGACCTACGCCAAGTTCAGCGACCACCCGGCCTATGACGCGGTGCGCTACAACTTCCTGAACTCGATGTTCTTGAAGACCGCCCAGCGTGACCGGCCGCTGGCGCGGGAGATTCTCAAGCAGATCCCGCTGAAGTTCTGGGGCCGCAAGACCTTGCGTGGCCTGATGCGGCTTTACCTTTTGCCGCTGAAAAGCTGAAACGGCGCGACCCCTGTAGGAGCGAGCTTGCTCGCGAAAAACTCAAGGACACCGCGGGCAGTCTGAATGCCCGCGTTATCGTTGACGAGCTTCGCGAGCAAGCTCGCTCCTACAGGTGCTTATTTCCCGGTGGCCAGGCTTTGTACCTGCTCGCGGATCTTCGCGGTGGCCGTTGGGCTGGCAACCGTTGCGTAGCCTTTTACCAACTGCTCGAAGTGGGTTTCGAACAGCCAGTTGCGGTCCTGCGGGTAACGTTGCATGTGGCGCAGATTACGCTGGCGCAACGCGTAGCGCAGGGGCGACGGATAAATGCGCAGATCAGCGACGTCAATCAGGCCGAACTCGCCGTCGTCCATCAGCAACACGTTGCCCAGGTGCAGCGATCGAAAGTACACACCCCGCTCATGCAGTTGCGCCATGAACCGACCAAAACGCTCGACCAGCGATTCACGCAGGCTGCTGTCCAGGCTTTGCAGGGCCTGGCGCAGGGTCAGGCCGGGCAGGGGCGTGTAGGCCACGGCGCTGCTGGTATCGGGCAAACGGTAGAGCGCCAGGATGTGTGGCGTGGGGATGCCCAGGGTACGCAGTTGCTCGCTGTTGCTGGCAAAGCGCTCGGCATACGGGTTGAAGCTGCCGGAGGTGTACCAACGGCGTGGGCGGAACAGCTTGAGAAAGCTGCCGTCTTGCAGGCGCAGGACTTTTGGCCCCAGGCCATCGGCTTCAATCACATGGGCATTGCTGCATAGCTGGTCGAACGCCTGAGGCTTGATCGATTGCACAGGCATGCGCAGCAGGCTGCGGTGGCGCTGGGCAATGGTCAGGCCGGTGATGATTGCCAGTGGGATCCACAGCAGGAACCAGTGCTCCTTGGGCCGCGACAGGATGCCACCGCCTTCGGTAAGGCCGGCGCCGATGCCGTAGGCCAGCAGGGACGATGCCAGGATAAACAGCGGCTGTGCGCGTTGCTGCAAACTCTTGTACAGCGCCCAGCCGATCATGAATATCCAGGGAATGAAGCCGATGATGCCGACGTAATAGAGCACGCCAAGGGCGAAGCTGTGGGGTTCGCGCAGTTGATAACCATCAGCCAGTGTCAGGTACAGCTCGGAGTCATAGCTATGGCCGATCCAGGGATGCTCGGCGATAAGTTGCAGCGACATGCTCCACAACTCCAGACGGAACGAGCTGCCACGCATGATGATCGATTCGGGATAGAACAGAACCAGCACCGCAGCCCCCACGACCGCACCGGCGATAAGCAGCACCGAACGACGGTTGCGGTTGATGAAAGCCATCCACAGAATCGCCAGCATCAACGCCACCAGCGGCGTGCGTGAACCGGTTGCCAGAACCGCCATGGTCATGACCGCCAAGGCCGGTACGCTGAACCACAGCACCTTCAGGCGCTGGGTCGTCATGCACACGTACAGCCAGTACACGGTGAAAAAACCAAACAGGTGAGAACTGAGCAGGGGATTATCGAGGGCGCCAAGGCCACCGATCATGCGCATGCCGGGTTGGTATCCCTTGGCGAACGCCACCAGATTCCCCACGCACACCGCCAGCGCGATCACCGCGGCGCTGAAGAAGATCGGCTTGAACAGCTCGTTGCGGTAATGCAGCAGCAGCCCGCAGCCGCCGAACAGCATCAAGGTATTGAGTGGGCGTTTGAACAGGTCGGTATCGGTGCTGTGCTCGGGGCTCCAGAGCAGACTGGTCAAGGCCCAGGCGGAGAAGGCCACGAACGCGAGAACGATAGGCTCGCGCAGCAGGTCCCTGAGTTCCCTGGGGCGCATGCACAACAGGAACAAGGTCGGCACGCTGAACAGAATGTAAAAGACCCGGTGCAGTACATTACGGTTGCCGACGAAGAACAGTGCACTCAAGAGCAACAGCAAGCCAACAGGCAAAATCCATAGGACCAGGAAGTCGAAAACGCGATTTGAGCCATAGGTAAGGCGCTTGGAGTGCATACAATAAAGCCATTCCGAAAAGAGAAAGCCGACCATCTTAAGGTAGTGGCTATGTAATGTCGCCCGTCTGATCCAACCGGGCTGCGGGTTACACCGCGTGCAAGTACAACAGAGAAGCTGTGCTAAAGTCAGCCTCCTTTTTCAAAACGCCGCGTGATATGACCGACTCCAGTCCGAGCGCAAGCCCTTCGAGCTTGAAAATATACTTCCGTCTGCTCAGTTACGTTAAGCCTTATATGGGCTTGTTCGCGCTGAGTATCCTCGGATTTCTGATTTTCGCGTCGACCCAGCCCATGCTGGGTTACATCCTCAAATACTTCGTCGACGGCCTTTCCAATCCGGAAGCCGTGCTGTTCCCGACCGTGCCTTTCCTGCGCGACCTGCAATTGCTGCAAGCGGTGCCGCTGCTGATCATTCTGATCGCGGCCTGGCAGGGCCTGGGCTCATTTCTGGGTAACTATCTGCTGGCCAAGGTCTCCCTGGGTCTGGTTCACGATTTGCGCGTGCAGCTGTTCAACAATCTGCTGACGTTGCCTAACCGGTACTTCGACAACCACAACTCCGGTCACCTGATTTCGCGCATCACCTTCAACGTGACCATGGTCACGGGCGCGGCGACCGATGCCATCAAGGTGGTGATCCGCGAAGGCATGACGGTGATCTTCCTGTTCGCCTCGCTGCTGTTCATGAACTGGCGCCTGACGCTGGTCATGATCGCCATCCTGCCGTTGATCGCGGTCATGGTCAGCACGGCGAGCAAGAAATTCCGCAAGCAGAGCAAGAAGATCCAGGTGGCCATGGGCGACGTGACCCACGTTGCCTCGGAAACCATCCAGGGCTATCGCGTGGTGCGTAGCTTTGGTGGCGAGGTCTATGAAGAGAAGCGTTTTCTCAAGGCCAGCCAGAGCAATACCAACAAGCAACTGCGCATGACCCGCACCGGGGCCATCTACACCCCGGCGCTGCAGCTGGTGATCTACTCCGCGATGGCGGTGCTGATGTTCCTGGTTCTTTACCTGCGCGGCGATGCGTCGGCCGGTGACATGGTGGCCTACATCACCCTGGCCGGTTTGTTGCCCAAGCCGATCCGCCAGCTGTCCGAAGTCAGCTCGACCATCCAGAAAGGTGTGGCCGGTGCAGAAAGCAT
This region of Pseudomonas sp. MUP55 genomic DNA includes:
- a CDS encoding transposase → MQQRKTYTHEFKQRAASMVLDDNCSVPDVCASMDVGPTALRRWVDQVRKERHKGQPVAGTKAISDEQRELQQLRAKIKRLETEAEILKKATALLMSDPDRFS
- a CDS encoding IS3 family transposase, translating into MRESSSYPTSLLCSALGVSRSAFYDWIKRRSAPNAERDALRAKVVQLHVESRESAGARMISQRLKAQQIKAGRYLVAKLMAEANLASKQRRRHQYRSRGVEAFVAKNLLERNFEPTAINQVWCGDVTSLMVGKRWYHLAAVIDLFARRIVGWAFSLINDANLVSRALRMAVEVRGKHAGLMFHSDQGCQYTSQLFQSELLEHGITQSMSRRGQCWDNAPTERFFGTLKSEWVPTKGYTTVEEAKQDMTRFFMRYNRIRLHSYNNYLSPIAMEQEAA
- a CDS encoding TonB-dependent receptor, whose amino-acid sequence is MNASTPACLALLLGLAHTALADDKPLILDPSVVTGSRSASPSFDLPYSVDGISREQISDGQLGINASEALSRVPGLVVQNRQNYAQDLQISSRGFGARSAFGVRGIKLIADGIPASTPDGQGQAATFNLDTAERIEVLRGPAATLYGSNAGGVIQMFSRDGEGAPRIGAETLVGSDGLNKNHLSAEGAANGAGFVLDASRMDTDGYRDHSSARRDQTFAKLNLEPDDDSKLALIYSSLEQNGTQDPLGQTWAAYKADPRSVSTNALTYNTRKSIDHQQLGMNYERYFGGATLQVNAYTGRRSVIQYLSIPKGTPANERGGGVVQFDRKFYGGSVRWMQPIDSAPGELMIITGLDFDQSEDSRHGYQNYSGNTLGVKGELRRDEIDTARSLDPYIQANWALDRWTLQAGIRHSTMQMDVDDQFLSNGDASGNKTYQKNTPSMSVMYAFTPDLHGYISAGKGFETPTQAELAYAPGNVEGFNFGLKPSESTQYEIGLKAQLDNTRVNAAVFQITTDDELVVQQSIGGRTSYQNAGRTLRRGFELGLESQLSEHWSTSLAYTRLQATYDSDFASGANTIDKGNYLPGVPQTTLFTELNWKPRDWVSTAIEGMYRSKVYVEDTNRQQAAPGYSVFNWRARFEQKVEHWTFHQTLRLDNLLDRQYVGSVIVGDGNGRYYEAAPGRSWYAGAGAQYQF
- a CDS encoding YceK/YidQ family lipoprotein, whose amino-acid sequence is MRTLIVRLSVLLGIALLMGGCGTTTTVLRGDEVTVRELRGKKTYCQSVSRIYSGVAYDLCVLHGPPNSAGGLSLNGIPWAILDIPVSGVLDTLVLPYTLYRQSADGSLELR
- a CDS encoding carbamoyltransferase; protein product: MALTILGLSGALSHDPSAALYIDGKLIAAAEEERFVRDKHAKNRMPYESAKFCLEQAGIKPSDVDVVAIPFAPISLFGEARWHYAKRYWYAPDRALDAILMGNRRYKRYRNKIVWCLEQLGFDPKKIKIEPVEHHLAHASSAYHCSGFQEKTAILGIDGKGEYATTFFGYGENGKIHKIKEFYDPDSLGGLYGAITEFLGFEMLDGEFKVMGMAPYGDASKYDFSRLASFENGELVINTDYANVIGLRRYKEKGKGFYFSPKLIEWLGPKREGDIADEPYIHYAASMQALFEKLALQMIDHYLGDILKDTGKLAFAGGCALNVKLNQKIIARDDVKELFVQPASGDAGTAVGAAAYVSHARGVPVEKMEHVYLGPSYSNEDVIAACAKHESKPNWRKIENMPKRIARIMVDGNPVAWFQGRMEFGPRALGGRSIIGCPSATGVADRINHQIKFRERWRPFCPSMLDTVAPQMIKVDHPAPFMTFTFEVSEEWKTRVPEVVHEDGTSRAQVLKREYNPRYYDMMKELEVLTGNGVSLNTSLNRRGEAMICSPTDALNMFFGSDLQYLIMEDILVVKDGVDPYDAVV
- a CDS encoding GNAT family N-acetyltransferase — translated: MLNRLRGWRERGWTPVEAEVYAQAWQRYGGSVATHPQVIERLAGLAQLPVRYLGWEQDGELKGAIATWGRDLALSKDVLKRTGKKGLFDLGNAEIILPIAADAQVPLRHRGRYLSALNEGRVSTLKPQAEQLAMARTPEELSKKFRYNQRRELRLLEEAGGVVRAVSEFSSVELAAIYCDLFQRRWGFPAAGAARLAEVLELLKEFLFGSVLFLNDAPIAVQLVYQVQSRDWFSAEYVNGGVDPETRAFSPGSVLSFLNTQSAWEQARAADKSLRFSFGRADREYKERWCNPVPVFSV
- a CDS encoding PIG-L deacetylase family protein, yielding MSRKQQLLKRHRRNKRIALLIGLLVLVASGVLVAWWLALVLAVLLWAAHEAWFADHLFYSAKDSYAYAFPEGSERPGLRLEAGRLLLDAPLAADETLIVGVELKSTWLGRFLDPALEVLGLDAPDRQAFERGVAGRRYLNLTGAAEALAAGQIRLRGRFCRIKGQPTLWRWRHPDYRQQRVMVIAPHADDAELAAFSLYSQATQSWIVTLTAGEIEAEHYQRMGLPKAEAAQLKGRLRAWDSVAVPRWAGVPESQCVQLGYFCMQLQAMQAAPDQPQASREADLADTRLFRQFNGFALPGDVDGAPTWHNLIADLRALLLKAQPQVIVLPTPLLDPHADHICAHAAVLEALQGLAWQPDTLLGYANHLHDNDRWPMGDSGAGVALPPRFDSAVALVPCSFSLTLRQQQDKAMALGMMHDLQPRAPFKRRVRRWLQQVLAGRRPSPYGENEFFRKAVRRHELLWVLKQD